One genomic window of Struthio camelus isolate bStrCam1 chromosome 1, bStrCam1.hap1, whole genome shotgun sequence includes the following:
- the VGLL3 gene encoding transcription cofactor vestigial-like protein 3 isoform X2 encodes MQESLEVTLPSKQEEDEKDQPAEMEYLNSRCVLFTYFQGDIGSVVDEHFSRALSQASSFSPETALSKSKAGLSPLWRESSTISSQRSSFPTSFWTSSYQPPPPPCLSGVHPDFPVTAPGTFPTADPSSWPGHSLHQTAPPPPPAASESWHYPLASQVSPSYAHMHDVYMHRHHPHPHMHHHHPSSHRDPRYGSLLMPSVRAARIPAPQCDVTKTDPTAVTSATSAWAGAFHGTVDIVPSFGFDTGLQHQDKSKETSWF; translated from the exons ATGCAGGAGTCTCTGGAAGTGACCCTTCCCAGCAAGCAAGAGGAGGATGAGAAAGACCAGCCTGCTGAGATGGAGTACCTTAACTCTCGCTGCGTCCTTTTCACTTACTTCCAGGGAGATATTGGTTCAGTAGTAGATGAACACTTCTCAAGAGCTTTGAGCCAAGCCAGTAGCTTCAGTCCAGAAACTGCCCTTTCAAAGAGCAAGGCAGGGCTAAGTCCTCTGTGGAGAG AAAGCTCAACTATTTCAAGCCAAAGGAGCAGTTTCCCAACTTCATTCTGGACCAGCTCTTATCAGCCTCCCCCTCCACCATGCTTAAGTGGAGTACACCCCGATTTCCCTGTTACTGCACCAGGCACCTTCCCGACAGCAGATCCCAGCAGCTGGCCAGGACACAGCCTTCATCAGACTGCCCCACCTCCTCCCCCTGCTGCATCCGAATCCTGGCATTATCCTTTAGCGTCTCAGGTGAGCCCttcatatgcacacatgcatgatGTATACATGCATCGCCATCACCCTCATCCACACATGCACCATCACCATCCCAGCTCGCACCGCGACCCACGGTATGGTTCCCTGCTGATGCCTTCAGTACGTGCAGCCAGGATTCCTGCTCCCCAGTGTGACGTGACAAAGACAGATCCCACTGCTGTCACCAGCGCTACCTCAGCATGGGCTGGAGCCTTTCATGGGACGGTGGACATTGTGCCGAGTTTTGGGTTTGACACAG GCCTACAGCATCAGGACAAGAGCAAGGAAACTTCCTGGTTCTGA